A genomic region of Bernardetia sp. ABR2-2B contains the following coding sequences:
- a CDS encoding ATP-binding protein: protein MYSEFLLFLISISYLAILFGIAYWTEYQSVFFWKKRSKKKSKQTPKQTSKNNYTKPLIYALSMSVYCTAWTFYGSVGQAATSGLGFLTTYIGVLLTIPLWWFVLRKIIRISKAKGITTLADFISARYGKSVALGRLITILCVLGIVPYISVQIKAISMSIDVLTQSQETLFFSNLWITDTAFYATLFLGFFTILFTTRNLQSDNKNRGMIAAIAFETVIKLSMFLLVGCFIIYGMFDGMIDIFEKTTLNPDLEKLTIIQHQKSSGEWFWYLLLSALAIFLLPRQFQVSVVENEDEKHIIPSMWIFALYLLAINFLVLPIALGGKIWFEGSTSINADMFMLSLPLASNSPWVALLSYIGGFSAATSMIIVSTAALSTMISNNLLLPNWVSDFDWKNPNQKAITSIKWFRRLGILLILFLAYFYFRVVGEISSLVSVGIVSFAAIAQLAPAFFGGIFWKRGTKKGAFVGIVIGFVVWSYTLILPSFAQNGYVSTFWISDSVFLQLLNPNALFGMNGLDAVSQSVFWSLSFNGFCYVLVSVMSVQPASERNEAEIFVDIFKYSNRFESAVLWKGKAYFSEVKELLNSFLGEKRTTFLLENYQKSNTEEEVLKNDLPQNKEKIVLADSRLLTLAERMLSNVVGAVSARILVSSLLHEQETVAMEEVITILKESQDVLSTNRELRQKSSELRRLTKELEESNQKLKEQDRIKDDFISTVTHELRTPITAIRALSEIVYQNPDLEEDERQNFLENVVNECERLSLLINEILDIESFDNHSKNNSFPLEIEAFDLKKLIEKGYTIMQPLAEEKNIKLAISFTNNEKELIVQADEKRIEQVLINLVSNAINHMKFNKSEIPESRKNLLYKIIIETRIEKDFWQINIIDNGKGISKENQISIFEKFHQIRDKNNRKPKGTGLGLSIAKRIVEAHSVNDKKGKIWLESNENEGTIFSIRFMR, encoded by the coding sequence TTGTATTCCGAATTTCTACTATTTCTTATTTCTATCAGCTATTTGGCTATTTTGTTTGGTATAGCATACTGGACAGAATACCAAAGTGTATTTTTTTGGAAAAAGAGAAGCAAGAAAAAATCAAAGCAAACACCAAAACAAACATCAAAAAATAACTATACCAAGCCACTTATTTATGCGCTTTCTATGAGTGTTTATTGCACAGCTTGGACATTTTATGGAAGTGTCGGACAGGCTGCAACTTCTGGTTTGGGATTTCTGACTACTTATATTGGTGTTTTGCTTACGATTCCTCTTTGGTGGTTTGTGCTTCGTAAAATAATCCGAATCAGTAAGGCAAAAGGAATCACAACTTTAGCAGATTTTATTTCGGCTCGTTATGGAAAAAGTGTTGCGTTAGGTCGTTTGATTACCATTTTATGTGTCTTGGGAATTGTACCTTATATTTCTGTACAAATAAAGGCAATTTCGATGAGTATTGATGTACTTACACAATCGCAAGAAACTCTTTTTTTTAGTAATTTATGGATTACGGATACAGCGTTTTATGCAACACTTTTTCTTGGCTTTTTTACGATTTTGTTTACGACTCGTAACCTTCAAAGCGATAACAAAAATAGGGGAATGATAGCTGCTATTGCCTTTGAGACTGTTATAAAACTCTCTATGTTTCTACTTGTTGGCTGCTTTATTATCTACGGAATGTTTGATGGAATGATTGATATTTTTGAGAAAACAACTCTGAATCCAGACCTAGAAAAACTTACTATTATTCAGCATCAAAAAAGTAGTGGTGAATGGTTTTGGTATTTGCTTTTGTCTGCTTTGGCTATTTTTCTTTTGCCTCGTCAGTTTCAAGTTTCGGTCGTAGAAAATGAAGACGAAAAGCATATTATTCCGTCTATGTGGATTTTTGCGCTCTATCTTTTAGCTATTAATTTTTTGGTATTGCCAATCGCTTTAGGAGGCAAGATTTGGTTTGAAGGTTCTACTTCTATCAATGCAGATATGTTTATGCTAAGTTTGCCTTTGGCTTCAAATTCCCCTTGGGTAGCTTTGCTTTCTTATATTGGTGGTTTTTCGGCTGCAACGAGTATGATTATTGTTTCGACGGCTGCTCTTAGTACAATGATTTCAAATAATTTATTACTACCCAACTGGGTTTCAGATTTTGATTGGAAAAACCCGAACCAAAAAGCGATTACTTCAATAAAGTGGTTTAGAAGATTAGGGATTTTGCTTATTCTTTTTCTTGCGTATTTTTATTTTAGAGTAGTGGGCGAGATTTCTTCTCTTGTTTCTGTTGGAATTGTTTCTTTTGCTGCCATTGCACAACTAGCACCTGCCTTTTTTGGGGGAATATTTTGGAAAAGGGGAACTAAGAAAGGTGCATTTGTAGGAATTGTTATAGGTTTTGTTGTTTGGAGTTATACACTTATTTTGCCCTCATTTGCTCAAAACGGTTATGTTTCTACGTTTTGGATTTCTGATTCTGTTTTTCTGCAATTATTAAATCCAAATGCACTTTTTGGAATGAATGGACTAGATGCTGTTTCTCAAAGTGTCTTTTGGTCGCTTTCTTTCAATGGATTTTGTTATGTTTTGGTTTCTGTAATGAGTGTTCAACCTGCGAGTGAAAGAAACGAAGCCGAAATTTTTGTAGATATTTTTAAATATTCTAATCGTTTTGAAAGTGCTGTTTTATGGAAAGGAAAAGCCTATTTTTCAGAGGTAAAAGAACTTTTAAATAGCTTTTTGGGAGAAAAACGAACCACTTTTTTATTAGAAAATTATCAAAAATCAAATACAGAAGAGGAAGTTTTGAAAAATGATTTACCTCAAAATAAAGAAAAAATAGTTTTAGCAGATTCTCGTCTTCTGACGCTTGCCGAACGTATGCTTTCTAATGTAGTGGGTGCTGTTTCTGCTCGTATTTTGGTTTCTTCGTTATTGCACGAACAGGAAACTGTCGCAATGGAAGAAGTAATTACAATTTTAAAAGAGTCTCAAGATGTGCTTTCTACTAACAGAGAGCTACGCCAAAAATCATCAGAATTACGACGACTGACAAAAGAATTAGAAGAATCTAATCAAAAATTAAAGGAACAAGACAGAATCAAAGATGATTTTATTTCTACGGTTACCCACGAACTCCGAACGCCTATTACGGCAATCCGTGCGCTTTCTGAAATTGTCTATCAAAACCCTGATTTAGAGGAAGATGAAAGGCAGAATTTTTTAGAAAATGTAGTAAATGAATGTGAGCGTCTTAGCCTTCTAATAAATGAAATTTTGGATATTGAAAGTTTTGATAATCATTCCAAAAATAATTCATTTCCATTAGAAATTGAAGCATTTGATTTAAAGAAGCTAATAGAAAAGGGCTATACGATTATGCAGCCATTAGCAGAAGAAAAAAATATAAAGTTAGCAATTTCATTTACAAATAATGAAAAAGAATTAATTGTACAGGCAGATGAAAAGCGTATTGAACAAGTGCTTATTAATTTAGTTTCGAATGCCATTAATCATATGAAATTTAATAAAAGTGAAATTCCAGAAAGTAGAAAGAATCTATTATACAAAATCATAATTGAAACAAGAATTGAAAAAGATTTTTGGCAAATAAACATTATTGACAATGGAAAAGGAATTTCAAAAGAAAATCAAATTTCTATTTTTGAGAAGTTTCATCAAATTAGAGATAAGAACAATCGAAAGCCAAAAGGAACAGGTTTGGGATTGAGTATTGCCAAACGAATTGTAGAGGCTCATTCTGTAAATGATAAAAAAGGCAAAATTTGGTTAGAAAGCAATGAGAATGAAGGAACTATATTTAGTATTCGATTTATGAGATAG
- a CDS encoding response regulator, whose product MKRILIADDEPNILLSLDFLMRKNGYEVFIARDGKEAIEIIKNKKPQAVILDIMMPEMDGYEVCQFIRNNDELRDTKVIFLSAKTQPADIEKGLTMADSYITKPFSTKDIVKEVKSLI is encoded by the coding sequence ATGAAACGTATTTTGATTGCCGACGATGAGCCAAATATTTTACTGTCTTTAGATTTTTTGATGCGAAAAAATGGCTATGAAGTTTTTATTGCACGAGATGGAAAAGAAGCCATAGAAATCATCAAAAATAAGAAACCACAAGCCGTAATTTTAGATATTATGATGCCTGAAATGGACGGTTACGAGGTTTGTCAGTTTATAAGAAATAATGATGAATTAAGAGATACAAAAGTAATTTTCCTGTCAGCCAAAACACAACCAGCAGATATTGAAAAAGGTCTGACAATGGCAGACTCGTATATTACAAAGCCTTTTTCTACAAAGGATATTGTGAAGGAAGTAAAGAGTTTGATATAA
- a CDS encoding sodium:solute symporter family protein → MSIQVWTYILVGITFALYIGIAIWSRAGSTKEFYVAGGGVSPLANGMATAADWMSAASFISMAGIISFSGYDGSVYLMGWTGGYVLLALVLAPYLRKFGKFTVPDFVGDRYYSDTARLVAVVCALFVSFTYVAGQMRGVGVVFARFLEVSVEWGVVIGMCIVFFYAVLGGMKGITYTQVAQYCVLMFAFLVPVIFISIQVTGNPIPQLGFGGTVVGSDVYLLDKLDGLNQELGFTPYTDGTKSTIDVFFITAALMVGTAGLPHVIVRFFTVPRVKDARISGGYALIFIALLYTTAPALAAFARTNLIETVSNKEYSAMPEWVSNWEKTGLLGWVDKNDDGKIQYVAGKAVTGKPEFVEGQKGKHGELVIANPDPSSKNELYIDRDIMVLANPEIANLPNWVVALIGAGGLAAALSTAAGLLLVISASVSHDLLKKVVMPNISEKGELVAARIAAAVAVTIAGLFGIYPPGFVAEVVAFAFGLAAASFFPVIVMGIFYKRMNKEGAIAGMVVGLAFTIGYIVYFKFVSPEMNTPENWLFGISPEGIGTLGMVLNVIVSVVISSFTPAPPQEVQDIVEDIRLPRGAGEAVDH, encoded by the coding sequence ATGAGCATTCAAGTTTGGACATATATACTTGTAGGCATCACTTTCGCTCTCTATATTGGTATTGCGATTTGGTCAAGAGCAGGTTCGACAAAAGAATTTTATGTAGCTGGAGGAGGCGTTTCGCCACTCGCTAACGGAATGGCAACGGCAGCCGATTGGATGTCGGCAGCTTCGTTTATCTCTATGGCAGGGATTATTTCATTTAGTGGATATGATGGTTCGGTTTATCTAATGGGCTGGACAGGAGGGTATGTACTTTTGGCTTTGGTACTTGCACCTTACTTACGAAAATTTGGAAAATTTACTGTTCCTGATTTTGTAGGTGATAGATATTATTCAGATACGGCTCGTTTGGTAGCTGTTGTTTGTGCGCTTTTTGTTTCGTTTACGTATGTGGCTGGTCAGATGCGTGGCGTGGGCGTTGTGTTTGCTCGTTTCTTGGAGGTTTCTGTCGAATGGGGCGTAGTTATCGGAATGTGTATCGTATTTTTCTATGCCGTTTTGGGTGGAATGAAAGGAATTACTTATACACAAGTAGCACAATATTGTGTTTTGATGTTTGCTTTCTTAGTACCTGTAATTTTCATTTCTATACAAGTAACAGGAAATCCAATTCCACAATTAGGTTTTGGAGGAACAGTAGTTGGAAGTGATGTTTATTTGTTGGATAAATTAGATGGTCTCAATCAAGAATTAGGGTTTACACCTTATACGGACGGCACAAAAAGTACAATAGATGTCTTCTTTATTACGGCTGCGCTAATGGTCGGAACGGCAGGACTTCCACACGTAATTGTTCGTTTCTTTACTGTTCCTCGTGTAAAAGATGCTCGTATTTCGGGTGGTTATGCGCTTATTTTTATTGCTCTGCTTTATACTACTGCGCCTGCTCTTGCTGCTTTTGCTCGTACAAATCTTATCGAAACAGTTAGTAATAAAGAATATTCTGCAATGCCAGAATGGGTAAGCAACTGGGAGAAGACAGGTCTTTTAGGTTGGGTAGATAAAAATGACGATGGAAAAATACAGTATGTAGCAGGAAAAGCCGTAACAGGTAAGCCTGAATTTGTAGAAGGACAAAAAGGAAAACACGGAGAATTAGTAATAGCAAACCCTGACCCTTCTTCAAAAAATGAACTCTACATAGATAGAGATATTATGGTACTTGCCAATCCTGAAATTGCAAATCTTCCTAACTGGGTAGTGGCACTTATTGGAGCAGGTGGACTAGCAGCAGCACTTTCTACGGCTGCAGGGCTTTTACTTGTAATTTCTGCATCAGTTTCTCACGATTTACTCAAAAAAGTAGTAATGCCAAATATCTCTGAAAAAGGTGAACTTGTTGCTGCACGTATCGCAGCAGCCGTAGCTGTTACGATAGCAGGACTTTTTGGAATTTATCCTCCTGGTTTTGTAGCAGAAGTAGTCGCCTTTGCCTTCGGATTAGCAGCAGCTTCATTCTTTCCAGTTATTGTAATGGGAATTTTCTATAAACGAATGAATAAAGAAGGAGCGATTGCAGGAATGGTAGTAGGTCTTGCCTTCACAATTGGTTACATCGTTTATTTCAAATTTGTTTCTCCAGAAATGAATACTCCAGAAAACTGGCTTTTCGGAATCTCTCCAGAAGGAATCGGAACATTAGGAATGGTCTTGAATGTAATTGTATCGGTAGTCATAAGTAGCTTCACGCCTGCACCTCCACAAGAAGTACAAGATATTGTAGAGGATATTCGTTTGCCTCGTGGTGCTGGGGAAGCCGTAGACCATTAA
- a CDS encoding DUF4212 domain-containing protein has translation MKDNTQKKLMDKYWKKNLSYLGILLTIWFIVSYGAGILFVDELNTIRMGGFKLGFWFAQQGSIYIFVILIFVYVWLMNKLDKEFDVDEK, from the coding sequence ATGAAAGACAACACACAGAAAAAACTAATGGACAAATACTGGAAGAAAAACCTTTCTTATCTCGGTATTTTGCTGACTATTTGGTTCATTGTTTCGTATGGCGCAGGAATTCTTTTTGTTGATGAACTCAATACCATCAGAATGGGAGGCTTCAAACTAGGTTTTTGGTTTGCCCAACAAGGCTCAATTTACATTTTTGTCATCTTGATTTTTGTCTATGTTTGGCTTATGAACAAGCTAGATAAGGAATTTGATGTAGATGAAAAATAA
- a CDS encoding porin — protein MKLLNLKLLAFYLVLICFSQKLFAQEKTEEKEKVDHSYKPLTLKLDESGNKYIRFLTWHQFWVRSTQNNPNSVDIAGQPSDNTFDIGLRRSRVLMFAQVSPRFLILTHFGINNQTFRNGGITGANGKKPQLFMHDAWTEYKIADELYLGAGLHYWNGISRMTNASTLNFLAVDAPIFNWATIELTDQFARQMGMYAKGKIGKFDYRIALNKPFAADGLAEELPDDGIARNVLNENTAIQGYFNYQFFDKESNKLPYFVGTYMGAKKIFNLGAGFHYHADATGTKQVGQSEAELNDISLFAVDAFLDMPLGSGGITAYSAFYSYDFGDNYLRNVGIMNISGNGGNTQPTIGTGSIFYTQAGYAFKKFQNGTQFQPFAAVTYKDFEALNDPSTQFDFGANYFINGHHAKITLQYSQRPVYAAGNLDTSRGEIILQTHIWL, from the coding sequence ATGAAGTTATTAAATTTAAAATTACTTGCGTTTTATTTGGTTTTGATTTGTTTTAGCCAAAAATTATTCGCTCAAGAAAAAACAGAAGAAAAAGAAAAGGTTGATCATTCTTACAAACCTCTTACTCTGAAACTAGATGAGAGTGGAAATAAATATATTCGTTTTCTGACGTGGCATCAGTTTTGGGTTCGCTCTACTCAAAATAATCCTAATAGTGTAGATATTGCTGGACAACCTTCAGATAATACATTTGATATTGGTCTTCGTCGTTCTCGTGTCTTGATGTTTGCACAAGTTTCGCCTCGTTTTTTGATTCTGACTCATTTTGGTATCAATAATCAAACTTTTAGAAATGGAGGGATTACAGGAGCAAACGGCAAAAAACCTCAACTTTTTATGCACGATGCTTGGACAGAATATAAAATTGCTGATGAACTTTACTTAGGTGCAGGACTTCATTATTGGAATGGAATTTCAAGAATGACGAACGCTAGTACACTTAATTTTTTGGCAGTAGATGCGCCTATTTTCAACTGGGCAACGATTGAACTTACAGACCAATTTGCTCGTCAGATGGGAATGTACGCAAAAGGAAAAATCGGAAAGTTTGATTATCGTATTGCACTCAATAAGCCTTTTGCAGCAGATGGATTAGCCGAAGAACTTCCAGATGATGGCATAGCAAGAAATGTTTTGAATGAAAATACAGCCATACAAGGATATTTTAATTATCAGTTTTTTGATAAAGAATCGAATAAACTACCGTATTTTGTAGGAACATATATGGGTGCAAAGAAAATTTTTAATCTTGGTGCAGGTTTTCATTATCATGCAGATGCAACAGGTACGAAACAGGTAGGGCAGTCAGAAGCAGAACTGAATGATATTTCACTTTTTGCAGTAGATGCTTTCTTAGATATGCCTTTGGGAAGTGGAGGAATAACGGCTTACTCAGCTTTTTATAGCTATGATTTTGGCGATAATTATTTGCGTAATGTAGGAATTATGAATATTTCTGGCAACGGAGGAAATACACAACCTACCATCGGAACAGGTTCAATTTTTTATACACAAGCTGGTTATGCGTTCAAAAAATTCCAAAACGGAACACAGTTTCAGCCTTTTGCAGCCGTAACTTATAAAGATTTTGAAGCCTTAAACGACCCTTCTACTCAATTTGATTTTGGCGCAAATTATTTCATCAACGGACATCATGCCAAAATTACACTTCAATATTCTCAACGTCCTGTTTATGCAGCAGGAAATTTAGATACTTCAAGAGGAGAAATTATTCTTCAAACACATATTTGGTTGTAA
- a CDS encoding four helix bundle protein, giving the protein MQSNPVKEKSFNLAVRIVKLYKFLEKEKKEYTLSKQLLRSGTSIGAMVREAVHAESKKDFIHKMSIAQKENNETLYWLELLKETDYLTEQQFDNIYKDADEVMSIITSIIKTTKINLNK; this is encoded by the coding sequence ATGCAATCTAATCCTGTTAAAGAAAAAAGTTTCAATTTAGCTGTCAGAATAGTCAAATTATATAAGTTTTTAGAAAAAGAGAAGAAAGAATATACTTTATCAAAGCAATTATTGAGAAGTGGAACAAGTATAGGAGCAATGGTAAGAGAAGCTGTACATGCTGAAAGTAAAAAGGATTTTATACATAAAATGTCAATCGCTCAAAAGGAAAATAACGAAACTCTTTACTGGTTAGAATTACTGAAAGAAACGGATTATTTAACAGAACAACAATTTGATAATATCTACAAAGATGCAGACGAAGTAATGAGTATTATCACAAGTATTATAAAGACGACAAAAATAAATTTAAACAAATAA
- a CDS encoding IS1 family transposase: MNTFKVPDCPRCQSNQIIKSGTIRKKQRFLCKSCNYYFTVQKDGKRIDNYYVVKALQLYLEGLSYREIERIIGVSHVSVMNWVKEYKISRPKMREYRPTYKVLKHNELLEFLDEKNALEDSSILITPLGDKFMIIKWERL, from the coding sequence ATGAATACTTTTAAAGTTCCAGATTGTCCACGTTGCCAAAGCAATCAGATTATAAAAAGTGGCACAATACGAAAAAAACAACGTTTTTTATGTAAATCTTGTAATTATTACTTCACTGTTCAGAAAGACGGAAAACGCATTGACAACTATTATGTAGTCAAGGCTTTGCAGCTTTACTTGGAGGGGTTATCGTACAGAGAAATTGAGCGAATTATCGGAGTAAGTCATGTATCGGTAATGAACTGGGTAAAAGAATATAAAATTTCTCGTCCCAAAATGAGAGAATATCGGCCTACTTATAAAGTATTAAAACACAATGAGTTATTAGAGTTTTTAGACGAAAAAAATGCCTTAGAGGATTCTAGTATTTTGATAACGCCTTTGGGAGATAAGTTTATGATAATCAAGTGGGAAAGACTATGA
- the acs gene encoding acetate--CoA ligase, translating into MRIRTLEDYTTAYRKSVENPERFWEEVARTFSWHKGWDNVLDYSFEDYSVKWFEGAKFNITENCLDRHLLTKGDKVALIWEPNSPDDDEIEFTYKQLHEKVCQFANVLKNNGVEKGDRVVLYMPMIPELAIGVLACARIGAVHSVVFAGFSSSALADRINDAQAKVVLSSDGNFRGTKTFDVKNVVDEALENCPSIEKQIVLKRTESEITMKEGRDIWWNEELEKADPFCPATIIDAEDPLFILYTSGSTGKPKGVVHHAGGYMVYTKYSFENVFQLQDNDVYWCTADIGWITGHSYIVYAPLLAGSTTMMFEGVPTFPDAGRFWEIVDKYKVSIFYTAPTAIRALQAKGLEHVNKHNLSSLRVLGTVGEPINEEAWDWYHQHIGKGNCPIVDTWWQTETGGIMISNLAGVTPNKPTCATLPLPGIQPVLLDAEGNELKGNNVEGNLCIKYPWPSILRTTYGDHERCKNTYFSTYKGYYFTGDGCKRDHDGMYRILGRVDDVINVSGHRMGTAEVEDAINQHEDVIESAVVGYPHEIKGQGIYAFVICDENSDKSAEDLKAEILKTVSQHIGAIAKPEKIQVVSGLPKTRSGKIMRRILRKVAEGDVSNLGDTSTLVDPSVVDEIKEGAGL; encoded by the coding sequence ATGAGAATCAGAACTTTAGAAGATTATACAACAGCCTACCGAAAGAGCGTAGAAAACCCTGAAAGATTTTGGGAAGAAGTAGCACGTACATTTTCTTGGCATAAAGGCTGGGACAACGTTTTAGATTATAGTTTTGAAGACTATTCTGTAAAATGGTTTGAAGGAGCAAAATTCAATATTACTGAAAACTGTTTGGACAGACATTTACTCACAAAAGGTGATAAAGTAGCCTTAATATGGGAGCCCAACAGTCCAGATGATGACGAAATAGAATTTACATACAAGCAACTACATGAAAAAGTATGTCAGTTTGCCAATGTCTTAAAAAATAATGGCGTTGAGAAAGGTGATAGAGTGGTTTTGTATATGCCAATGATTCCAGAACTTGCGATTGGAGTATTGGCTTGTGCTAGAATTGGCGCAGTTCATTCGGTCGTTTTTGCAGGTTTTTCTTCTTCAGCTTTGGCAGATAGAATTAATGATGCACAAGCAAAAGTAGTTTTGAGTTCGGATGGGAATTTCAGAGGCACAAAAACTTTTGATGTTAAAAATGTAGTAGATGAAGCTCTTGAAAATTGTCCTTCTATCGAAAAACAAATCGTTTTGAAGAGAACAGAGTCAGAAATTACGATGAAAGAGGGCAGAGATATTTGGTGGAATGAAGAACTAGAAAAAGCCGACCCATTTTGTCCTGCTACAATTATTGATGCCGAAGACCCTTTATTTATTCTTTATACTTCGGGTTCGACAGGAAAACCAAAAGGTGTTGTTCATCACGCTGGGGGGTATATGGTTTACACAAAATACAGTTTTGAAAACGTTTTTCAGCTTCAGGATAATGATGTGTATTGGTGTACTGCTGATATTGGTTGGATTACTGGACATTCATACATTGTCTATGCACCTCTTTTAGCTGGTTCTACGACAATGATGTTTGAGGGTGTTCCAACATTTCCTGATGCTGGGCGTTTTTGGGAAATTGTAGATAAATATAAGGTTTCCATTTTTTATACTGCTCCGACGGCGATTCGTGCGCTACAAGCAAAAGGATTAGAACATGTGAATAAGCATAATTTATCTTCATTAAGAGTTTTGGGAACAGTAGGCGAACCGATAAATGAAGAAGCATGGGATTGGTATCATCAACATATTGGAAAGGGGAACTGTCCGATTGTAGATACATGGTGGCAGACTGAAACAGGTGGAATTATGATTTCAAATTTGGCAGGAGTTACTCCAAACAAACCAACTTGTGCAACACTTCCACTTCCTGGTATTCAGCCTGTTTTGTTAGATGCAGAAGGCAATGAACTAAAAGGAAATAATGTAGAAGGAAATTTATGTATCAAATACCCTTGGCCTTCTATTTTACGCACAACTTATGGAGACCACGAGCGTTGCAAAAACACTTATTTTTCTACCTATAAAGGTTATTATTTTACTGGCGACGGTTGTAAAAGAGACCACGATGGAATGTACAGAATTTTAGGGCGTGTAGATGATGTAATCAACGTTTCTGGTCATAGAATGGGAACGGCAGAAGTAGAAGATGCCATCAATCAGCACGAAGACGTAATAGAATCAGCAGTAGTAGGCTATCCCCATGAAATAAAGGGGCAGGGAATTTATGCTTTTGTTATTTGCGATGAAAATTCTGATAAATCAGCAGAAGACTTGAAAGCAGAAATTTTGAAAACTGTTTCTCAACATATTGGAGCGATTGCAAAACCAGAAAAAATACAAGTCGTTTCTGGACTTCCAAAAACTCGTTCTGGAAAGATTATGCGTAGAATTTTGAGGAAAGTAGCTGAAGGAGACGTTTCTAATCTTGGAGATACTTCTACTTTGGTCGATCCTTCTGTTGTAGATGAAATAAAAGAAGGTGCAGGGCTGTAA